In a genomic window of Lycium ferocissimum isolate CSIRO_LF1 chromosome 9, AGI_CSIRO_Lferr_CH_V1, whole genome shotgun sequence:
- the LOC132030707 gene encoding metal-nicotianamine transporter YSL1 — protein MNVNNNEPEQVRDFAVEEHGEGEGEEHFPERIQPWTKQITLRGVIASTIIGCIYSVIQMKMNLTTGINPNLNVSAALLAYVFIQAWTKILKKLGFVSVPFTRQENTMIQTCSVACYSIALGGGLGSYLLGMDKKTYELAGVGTLGNTSDSYKKLEIGWMIGYLLVVCFIGLFVLVPLRKVLIVDYKLTFPTGMATAVLINGFHGKNDKRARKQVKGFLKFFSYSFTWAFFQWFYTGKEDCGFQQFPTFGLKAWKQTFYFDFSLTYVGTGMICPHIVNISLLLGAVLSWGVMWPLIAKLKGEWFPADISESSMKSLNGYKVFISIALLLGDGLYNFVKIMYFTLCSVHERYKRKNPSPAAGVRQKKNSEDVKYDEAFVRESIPMWVGGVGYLAFGIVAVIMIPLIFHEIRWYWVIIAYLFAPSLAFCNAYGSGLTDINMAYNYGKVGLFMMAALAGKEHGVIAGLAGCGLIKSVVNVSCILMQDFKTGHLTLTSPKTMFLSQAIGTALGCVIGPLCFFLFYNAFDIGNPNGEFKAPYALIYRNMAILSVQGVSALPQHCLQLCYGFFAFAVAINLVKDLSPEKIGKWMPLPMAMAVPFLIGGYFGIDMCIGSLVVFVWHKLNSKKAKVMVPAVASGLICGEGLWILPSSILALAKVTPPICMKFLAS, from the exons ATGAATGTTAACAACAATGAACCAGAGCAAGTTCGCGATTTTGCTGTTGAAGAACacggggagggggagggggaggaACATTTTCCGGAGAGAATTCAACCTTGGACTAAACAAATAACATTACGAGGAGTTATTGCTAGTACGATTATTGGTTGCATTTACAGTGTGATACAAATGAAAATGAACCTTACAACCGGGATTAATCCAAATCTCAATGTATCAGCTGCTCTTCTTGCCTACGTTTTCATTCAGGCGTGGACTAAGATCCTTAAAAAGCTCGGGTTCGTCTCTGTTCCTTTTACAAGACAGGAAAATACCATGATACAAACATGTTCTGTTGCATGTTATAGCATTGCTCTTGGAG GTGGACTAGGATCTTATTTATTGGGAATGGACAAGAAAACTTATGAGCTAGCAGGGGTTGGAACATTAGGAAATACATCAGACAGTTACAAAAAACTTGAGATTGGTTGGATGATTGGCTATCTTCTTGTAGTTTGTTTTATTGGACTGTTTGTATTGGTTCCTCTTAGAAAG GTTTTGATAGTGGACTACAAGTTGACTTTTCCAACTGGAATGGCAACTGCTGTTCTTATTAATGGATTTCATGGCAAGAATGATAAGAGAGCTAG AAAGCAAGTGAAAGGATTCCTCAAGTTCTTTAGCTATAGTTTTACTTGGGCTTTCTTTCAGTGGTTTTATACTGGCAAAGAGGATTGTGGATTTCAACAGTTCCCCACTTTTGGATTAAAAGCCTGGAAACAAAC ATTTTACTTTGATTTTAGCTTGACTTATGTGGGAACTGGAATGATATGTCCACATATAGTGAACATATCATTGCTTCTTGGGGCTGTTCTTTCATGGGGTGTAATGTGGCCACTCATTGCAAAACTTAAAGGAGAATGGTTCCCAGCTGATATATCAGAATCCAGTATGAAAAGCCTTAATGGTTACAAG GTCTTCATCTCCATTGCCCTCCTCCTCGGTGACGGGCTCTACAATTTTGTCAAGATAATGTATTTCACACTATGCAGTGTTCATGAGCGGTACAAACGCAAAAATCCAAGTCCAG cAGCAGGGGTGAGGCAGAAGAAGAATTCGGAGGATGTGAAATATGATGAAGCGTTTGTTAGAGAAAGCATTCCGATGTGGGTAGGAGGTGTAGGGTATTTAGCCTTTGGGATTGTTGCTGTGATTATGATTCCATTGATTTTCCATGAGATCAGATGGTATTGGGTGATCATAGCCTATCTTTTTGCTCCATCTTTAGCTTTTTGCAACGCGTATGGCTCAGGTTTGACTGATATAAACATGGCCTATAATTATGGCAAAGTGGGACTTTTCATGATGGCTGCATTGGCTGGTAAAGAACATGGTGTCATTGCTGGTTTAGCTGGTTGTGGTTTGATAAAATCTGTGGTTAACGTTTCTTGCATTTTAATGCAAGATTTTAAGACAGGGCACTTAACTTTAACATCTCCAAAAACCATGTTTCTTAGCCAGGCTATTGGGACAGCCTTAGGCTGTGTGATAGGTCCACTATGTTTCTTCTTGTTCTACAATGCATTTGATATTGGCAACCCAAATGGTGAATTCAAGGCACCTTATGCATTAATCTATCGAAATATGGCGATTCTTAGTGTGCAAGGAGTTTCAGCTTTGCCTCAACATTGCTTGCAGCTGTGTTATGGGTTTTTTGCATTTGCTGTCGCGATAAATTTGGTGAAAGATCTTTCTCCGGAGAAGATAGGAAAGTGGATGCCATTGCCTATGGCGATGGCGGTGCCATTTTTAATTGGTggatattttggtattgatatgTGTATAGGGAGTTTGGTTGTATTTGTGTGGCATAAACTTAACTCTAAGAAGGCTAAGGTGATGGTTCCAGCAGTTGCTTCTGGTTTGATTTGTGGAGAAGGTCTATGGATTCTTCCTTCATCTATACTTGCTTTGGCAAAAGTAACTCCTCCCATCTGCATGAAATTTTTGGCTTCTTGA
- the LOC132030708 gene encoding protein HLB1, translating to MSSTTDQTELQNEAKESPATVTDPEATGSVDPNLDESNEVVNVQPNGAEAEKFTNSNEVSDSDRVEEVSGDVQSNGAEAEESTNPEANERVEEVSGDVQLNNAEASELIESNDPDPKTEINVKQLKNDEGSRTFTMRELLDELKNGDANEDSEPERRQSDTPHSQQSSQQLADSNAALELINSVTGADEEGRSRQRILTYAARRYASALERNPEDYDALYNWALVLQESADNVTPDSTSPSKDSLLEEACKKYEEATRLCPTLNDAYYNWAIAISDRAKIRGRTKEAEELWKQATKNYEKAVQLNWNSPQALNNWGLALQELSAIVPAREKLTIVKTAISKFRAAIQLQFDFHRAIYNLGTVLYGLAEDMSRTGGAVNAKEISPNELYSQSAIYIAAAHALKPNYSVYTSALKLVRSMLPLPYLKVGYLTSPPAGSPLAPHSDWKRSQFVLNHEGLQQISKVDQRHMSRNLSSTSADTSPSRQAIKVDVPDIISVSACADLTLPPGAGLCIDTIHGPVYMIADSWESLDWWLDAIRLVYTIGARSKSDVLAGIITS from the exons ATGTCCTCAACCACCGACCAAACCGAATTACAAAACGAAGCAAAAGAATCTCCGGCCACCGTAACAGATCCCGAAGCAACAGGCTCCGTAGATCCGAACCTCGACGAATCcaatgaagttgttaatgtaCAACCAAACGGTGCAGAGGCCGAGAAATTCACGAATTCCAATGAGGTGAGTGATTCAGATCGAGTAGAAGAAGTTTCTGGAGATGTACAATCAAACGGTGCAGAGGCCGAGGAATCCACGAATCCCGAGGCAAATGAGAGAGTCGAAGAAGTTTCTGGAGATGTACAATTGAACAATGCAGAGGCATCTGAATTGATCGAATCGAATGATCCAGATCCGAAAACGGAGATCAACGTGAAGCAGTTAAAAAATGATGAGGGTAGCAGAACATTCACAATGAGAGAGTTGTTGGATGAATTGAAGAATGGTGATGCCAATGAGGATTCTGAACCCGAAAGACGCCAAAGCGATACGCCTCACAG TCAACAGAGCAGTCAGCAGCTCGCAGACAGTAATGCTGCCTTGGAGTTGATTAACAGCGTCACAGGTGCTGACGAGGAGGGCCGATCTCGGCAACGGATTCTAACATATGCTGCCCGGAG GTATGCTAGTGCACTAGAGCGAAATCCAGAAGATTATGATGCGCTTTATAATTGGGCACTGGTTCTTCAG GAAAGTGCAGATAATGTAACCCCAGATTCCACTTCACCTTCAAAAGATTCTTTGCTTGAAGAGGCGTGCAAAAAGTATGAGGAGGCAACTCGTCTTTGTCCTACGCTGAATGAT GCTTACTACAATTGGGCCATTGCAATATCTGATCGAGCCAAAATCCGGGGTCGTACAAAAGAAGCTGAAGAACTTTGGAAGCAG GCAACAAAGAACTACGAAAAGGCTGTCCAGCTCAATTGGAACAGTCCACAG GCATTGAACAACTGGGGACTTGCCCTGCAG GAACTCAGTGCAATTGTCCCTGCAAGAGAAAAGCTAACAATTGTCAAAACAGCAATTAGTAAG TTTCGTGCAGCAAtccaacttcaatttgattTCCATAGGGCAATCTACAACCTTGGAACTGTTCTG TATGGATTAGCAGAGGACATGTCAAGAACAGGGGGAGCTGTTAATGCTAAAGAGATTTCTCCTAATGAGTTGTACAGCCAGTCTGCGATTTACATTGCTGCTGCACATGCACTGAAACCAAATTACTCG GTTTATACAAGTGCCTTGAAGCTTGTGCGATCTATG CTACCTCTGCCCTACCTAAAGGTCGGATATCTCACTTCACCACCTGCTGGTAGTCCGCTCGCACCACACAGTGACTGGAAGCGTTCTCAGTTTGTTTTGAATCACGAAGGACTTCAACAG ATCAGTAAAGTTGATCAAAGACACATGTCAAGAAACCTTTCATCAACTTCAGCAGATACAAGTCCCAGTAGACAAGCAATTAAAGTTGATGTGCCAGATATCATCTCTGTATCAGCCTGTGCGGATCTTACATTACCACCTGGTGCAGGCCTCTGTATTGATACGATTCATGGGCCAGTTTATATG ATCGCTGATTCATGGGAATCTTTGGACTGGTGGCTTGATGCGATTCGCTTGGTTTACACGATAGGTGCTAGAAGCAAGAGTGATGTTTTGGCAGGCATCATCACTTCTTAA
- the LOC132030709 gene encoding embryogenesis-associated protein EMB8: protein MARPTIGSATTPIRHLKYLSNSSPPFTSIPTLTMSSNNVPHPSLEVIGGAKDKFLSAFKSLNNNNNPYTASPIVAWNRHIETIFAAFFRSVPDVRLKRECLRTKDDGSVALDWVSGDDRLLPPDSPLLILLPGLTGGSDDSYVRHMLVRARSRGWRVVVFNSRGCGDSPVTTPQFYSASFLGDMYEVVAHVSNRYPAANLYAIGWSLGANILVRYLGQESHSCLLSGAVSLCNPFNLVIADEDFHKGFNNVYDRALANSLCRIFKKHALLFEDMEGEFNIPLAANAKTVRDFDEGLTRVSFGFKSVDDYYSNSSSSDSITNVCTPLLCIQAANDPIAPARGIPRKDIEENSNCMLIVTPKGGHLGWVAGPEAPRGCPWTDPHVMDFLEHLEHGKSASAACASDQETLNSSVTDKFQHLDV from the exons ATGGCTAGACCCACCATTGGCTCAGCCACCACTCCTATCCGCCATCTCAAATACCTCTCTAATTCTTCTCCTCCCTTCACTAGCATCCCCACTCTTACAATGTCGTCCAACAATGTTCCTCATCCATCACTTGAAGTCATTGGTGGAGCTAAAGACAAGTTTCTCTCTGCATTTAAATccctgaataataataataatccctaCACTGCTTCTCCTATTGTTGCTTGGAATCGACATATAGAGACTATATTTGCAGCTTTTTTTAGGTCTGTTCCTGATGTTCGTCTCAAGCGAGAGTGTTTGAGGACTAAAGATGATGGCTCTGTTGCTCTTGATTGGGTTTCCGGCGATGATCGCCTGTTACCTCCTGACTCTCCGCTGCTCATTTTGCTT CCAGGTCTGACTGGGGGAAGCGACGACTCATACGTGAGACATATGCTGGTGAGAGCTAGAAGTAGGGGTTGGAGAGTTGTGGTGTTCAATAGCAGAGGCTGTGGAGATAGTCCTGTCACAACTCCCCAG TTCTATTCAGCTTCATTTCTTGGTGATATGTATGAAGTGGTGGCACATGTCAGCAACCGCTATCCAGCGGCAAATTTATATGCAATAGGCTGGTCTCTTGGAGCAAATATTCTTGTTCGCTACTTGGGACAG GAATCTCATTCTTGCCTTCTCTCTGGTGCTGTTTCCTTGTGCAATCCTTTCAATTTGGTCATTGCAGACGAAGATTTCCATAAGGGCTTTAACAATGTTTATGACAGAGCATTAGCAAATTCTCTGTGCAGAATTTTCAAAAA GCATGCTCTACTGTTTGAAGATATGGAAGGCGAATTTAATATACCATTAGCTGCCAATGCCAAAACTGTCAGAGACTTTGATGAAGGACTGACACGAG TTTCATTTGGATTCAAGTCTGTGGATGATTACTATTCTAACTCAAGCAGTTCAGATTCCATTACAAATGTCTGTACACCTCTGCTTTGTATCCAA GCTGCAAATGACCCAATTGCTCCAGCCAGAGGAATCCCTCGTAAAGACATAGAG GAGAACTCAAACTGTATGTTGATTGTAACCCCAAAAGGAGGCCATCTTGGCTGGGTGGCAGGTCCTGAAGCACCACGAGGATGTCCATGGACCGATCCACATGTGATGGACTTCTTGGAGCATTTAGAACATGGTAAATCTGCTTCTGCTGCATGTGCTAGTGATCAAGAGACTTTGAACAGCAGTGTTACCGACAAATTCCAACACCTTGACGTATAG
- the LOC132029467 gene encoding uncharacterized protein LOC132029467 → MVSDKKPCQDERAGAEIVYGAEECLGHSVELLKELGFPMGVLALKDLEECGRVRETGFVWMKQKAPYEHYFVATKTLVSYGTEVTAYVEKGRMKKMIGIKSKQLFMWVPIVEMSIEDPAQNKIHFKTPLGIGKSFPLTAYMTDEEKQKYLEKVNE, encoded by the coding sequence ATGGTTAGTGATAAAAAACCCTGCCAAGATGAGCGTGCAGGAGCAGAAATTGTATATGGAGCTGAAGAGTGCCTTGGTCATTCTGTTGAACTCCTAAAAGAGTTGGGATTTCCCATGGGTGTCCTTGCTCTTAAAGACCTTGAAGAATGTGGCCGTGTTCGTGAAACTGGATTTGTGTGGATGAAACAGAAGGCTCCGTATGAGCATTACTTTGTCGCAACAAAAACTCTAGTTAGTTATGGCACCGAGGTCACTGCGTACGTGGAGAAAGGCAGGATGAAGAAAATGATTGGGATTAAGAGTAAGCAGCTATTTATGTGGGTGCCGATAGTTGAGATGAGCATTGAGGATCCTGCTCAGAATAAAATTCACTTCAAGACTCCTCTAGGAATTGGAAAGTCTTTTCCTCTCACTGCTTACATGACTGACGAGGAAAAGCAGAAGTATCTGGAGAAAGTTAACGAGTAG